One genomic region from Cataglyphis hispanica isolate Lineage 1 chromosome 11, ULB_Chis1_1.0, whole genome shotgun sequence encodes:
- the LOC126852901 gene encoding regucalcin-like isoform X2 encodes MTTEALVTVEKVTEPYGLSEGPHWEHRTQKLYFVDIYNQYIRRLDTATGVVTSAYVEHGPVGVVVPVDDTSDELAVGSGKDLILVTWEGDVDTKKVPFKVLTSIESSSSDTRVNDGKVDSSGRFWIGTMGNEKVNGDVPPKRGSLYRIDDTLEPKKEISPVTISNGLVWNIEDNTFYYIDSPTRQIAAYDYDPNNGTISNKRIVFDLNKINMEGVPDGMTIDTDGNLWIAVYGGHHVIHVNPKTQKLLKKVKIPAENVTSVTFGGPLLDILYVTTAGHNLSAEQRKKTPYAGSVFAVKGLGVYGNIANSFMLNGRKQSDEEKTDV; translated from the exons ATGAcaac ggAAGCTCTTGTGACAGTAGAGAAAGTGACCGAACCTTATGGCCTTTCTGAAGGTCCTCATTGGGAGCATCGGACTCAAAAATTGTACtttgttgatatatataacCAATACATACGTAGACTGGACACTGCGACAGGTGTTGTAACCAGTGCTTACGTAg aaCATGGACCTGTTGGTGTTGTTGTACCTGTAGATGATACGTCTGATGAACTCGCAGTAGGTTCTGGAAAAGATCTTATTCTTGTCACCTGGGAAGGAGATGTAGATACAAAGAAGGTGCCATTCAAAGTACTGACTTCTATTGAATCTTCTTCTAGTGATACAAGAGTCAATGATGGAAAAGTAGATTCATCTGGAAGATTCTGGAttg GTACTATGGGAAATGAAAAAGTTAATGGAGATGTACCTCCTAAGCGGGGATCATTATATCGCATTGATGATACATTAGAACCTAAAAAGGAAATAAGTCCTGTTACGATAAGTAATGGATTGGTATGGAATATTGAAGACAACACtttctattatattgattCACCTACACGTCAGATTGCAGCATATGATTATGATCCAAATAATGGGACAATCT ctAATAAGAGGATTGTATTTGACctgaataagattaatatggAAGGAGTTCCTGATGGAATGACCATAGATACAGATGGCAATCTTTGGATAGCAGTATATGGGGGACatcat gTCATCCATGTGAATccaaaaacacaaaaattgttgaaaaaagttAAGATTCCAGCTGAAAATGTAACTAGTGTCACCTTTGGTGGTCCGCTTCTCGATATTCTCTATGTGACTACCGCGGGCCATAATTTAAGTGCCGAACAGCGAAAGAAGACTCCCTATGCTGGCTCCGTGTTTGCAGTAAAGGGTTTGGGAGTTTAtggaaatattgcaaattcgTTTATGCTGAATGGACGAAAACAATCAGATGAGGAAAAGACAGATGTATGA
- the LOC126852901 gene encoding regucalcin-like isoform X3 codes for MEALVTVEKVTEPYGLSEGPHWEHRTQKLYFVDIYNQYIRRLDTATGVVTSAYVEHGPVGVVVPVDDTSDELAVGSGKDLILVTWEGDVDTKKVPFKVLTSIESSSSDTRVNDGKVDSSGRFWIGTMGNEKVNGDVPPKRGSLYRIDDTLEPKKEISPVTISNGLVWNIEDNTFYYIDSPTRQIAAYDYDPNNGTISNKRIVFDLNKINMEGVPDGMTIDTDGNLWIAVYGGHHVIHVNPKTQKLLKKVKIPAENVTSVTFGGPLLDILYVTTAGHNLSAEQRKKTPYAGSVFAVKGLGVYGNIANSFMLNGRKQSDEEKTDV; via the exons at ggAAGCTCTTGTGACAGTAGAGAAAGTGACCGAACCTTATGGCCTTTCTGAAGGTCCTCATTGGGAGCATCGGACTCAAAAATTGTACtttgttgatatatataacCAATACATACGTAGACTGGACACTGCGACAGGTGTTGTAACCAGTGCTTACGTAg aaCATGGACCTGTTGGTGTTGTTGTACCTGTAGATGATACGTCTGATGAACTCGCAGTAGGTTCTGGAAAAGATCTTATTCTTGTCACCTGGGAAGGAGATGTAGATACAAAGAAGGTGCCATTCAAAGTACTGACTTCTATTGAATCTTCTTCTAGTGATACAAGAGTCAATGATGGAAAAGTAGATTCATCTGGAAGATTCTGGAttg GTACTATGGGAAATGAAAAAGTTAATGGAGATGTACCTCCTAAGCGGGGATCATTATATCGCATTGATGATACATTAGAACCTAAAAAGGAAATAAGTCCTGTTACGATAAGTAATGGATTGGTATGGAATATTGAAGACAACACtttctattatattgattCACCTACACGTCAGATTGCAGCATATGATTATGATCCAAATAATGGGACAATCT ctAATAAGAGGATTGTATTTGACctgaataagattaatatggAAGGAGTTCCTGATGGAATGACCATAGATACAGATGGCAATCTTTGGATAGCAGTATATGGGGGACatcat gTCATCCATGTGAATccaaaaacacaaaaattgttgaaaaaagttAAGATTCCAGCTGAAAATGTAACTAGTGTCACCTTTGGTGGTCCGCTTCTCGATATTCTCTATGTGACTACCGCGGGCCATAATTTAAGTGCCGAACAGCGAAAGAAGACTCCCTATGCTGGCTCCGTGTTTGCAGTAAAGGGTTTGGGAGTTTAtggaaatattgcaaattcgTTTATGCTGAATGGACGAAAACAATCAGATGAGGAAAAGACAGATGTATGA
- the LOC126852901 gene encoding regucalcin-like isoform X1, whose product MRSIICKYVSLTCVLVGLVHSEEALVTVEKVTEPYGLSEGPHWEHRTQKLYFVDIYNQYIRRLDTATGVVTSAYVEHGPVGVVVPVDDTSDELAVGSGKDLILVTWEGDVDTKKVPFKVLTSIESSSSDTRVNDGKVDSSGRFWIGTMGNEKVNGDVPPKRGSLYRIDDTLEPKKEISPVTISNGLVWNIEDNTFYYIDSPTRQIAAYDYDPNNGTISNKRIVFDLNKINMEGVPDGMTIDTDGNLWIAVYGGHHVIHVNPKTQKLLKKVKIPAENVTSVTFGGPLLDILYVTTAGHNLSAEQRKKTPYAGSVFAVKGLGVYGNIANSFMLNGRKQSDEEKTDV is encoded by the exons ggAAGCTCTTGTGACAGTAGAGAAAGTGACCGAACCTTATGGCCTTTCTGAAGGTCCTCATTGGGAGCATCGGACTCAAAAATTGTACtttgttgatatatataacCAATACATACGTAGACTGGACACTGCGACAGGTGTTGTAACCAGTGCTTACGTAg aaCATGGACCTGTTGGTGTTGTTGTACCTGTAGATGATACGTCTGATGAACTCGCAGTAGGTTCTGGAAAAGATCTTATTCTTGTCACCTGGGAAGGAGATGTAGATACAAAGAAGGTGCCATTCAAAGTACTGACTTCTATTGAATCTTCTTCTAGTGATACAAGAGTCAATGATGGAAAAGTAGATTCATCTGGAAGATTCTGGAttg GTACTATGGGAAATGAAAAAGTTAATGGAGATGTACCTCCTAAGCGGGGATCATTATATCGCATTGATGATACATTAGAACCTAAAAAGGAAATAAGTCCTGTTACGATAAGTAATGGATTGGTATGGAATATTGAAGACAACACtttctattatattgattCACCTACACGTCAGATTGCAGCATATGATTATGATCCAAATAATGGGACAATCT ctAATAAGAGGATTGTATTTGACctgaataagattaatatggAAGGAGTTCCTGATGGAATGACCATAGATACAGATGGCAATCTTTGGATAGCAGTATATGGGGGACatcat gTCATCCATGTGAATccaaaaacacaaaaattgttgaaaaaagttAAGATTCCAGCTGAAAATGTAACTAGTGTCACCTTTGGTGGTCCGCTTCTCGATATTCTCTATGTGACTACCGCGGGCCATAATTTAAGTGCCGAACAGCGAAAGAAGACTCCCTATGCTGGCTCCGTGTTTGCAGTAAAGGGTTTGGGAGTTTAtggaaatattgcaaattcgTTTATGCTGAATGGACGAAAACAATCAGATGAGGAAAAGACAGATGTATGA
- the LOC126852902 gene encoding uncharacterized protein LOC126852902, protein MALIHGISSVILILLYLLCLITRYCNTTPRKMIIDTDAGADDALAIMLALLYETKTHDIEILAITATYGNTYLNNVEQNVLKTLTIANRSDIPVYSGAQKPLINMYESTDYFGKDGFGDFNFTKTITAKVDKSKHASVLLVELVKQYPGEITIVTLGPLTTIAIAIALEPNFLHLVKQHVIMGSSVDSNKIEFNFKNDPESDLIALNNTNKPSIILPSDTVYTNSISKEEYRNIYSNLDVSIANFLYQVERIGLEKTEMWEPADGIAMASALQPEIITECCKTYLRPVIVGDARGSVVKDMDNNQVSNAEIIQNVNVTMFKNLLLEYLS, encoded by the exons ATGGCTCTAATTCATGGTATATCATCAGTGATTTTGATACTGTTATATCTACTCTGTCTTATCACTAG gtATTGTAATACTACGCCTAGAAAGATGATAATAGATACAGATGCTGGAGCAGATGATGCTCTAGCAATAATGTTGGCTCTTCTGTATGAGACCAAAACACACGACATCGAAATTCTAGCTATAACTGCTACATATGGTAACACATACTTGAATAACGTAGAACAGAAcgtattaaaaactttaacaaTTGCCAATAGAAGTGAT ATACCTGTGTACAGTGGTGCCCAAAAACcattgataaatatgtatgaaagTACTGATTACTTTGGCAAGGATGGATTtggagattttaattttactaaaacaATAACTGCAAAGGTGGACAAATCAAAACACGCTTCTGTATTACTTGTAGAATTAGTGAAGCAATATCCag gtGAAATAACTATAGTTACTCTTGGACCTCTGACAACAATTGCTATAGCAATCGCGTTGGAACCTAATTTTCTGCATTTAGTAAAGCAGCATGTCATAATGGGATCGAGCGTTGacagtaataaaattgaatttaattttaaaaacgatcCAGAAAGTGATTTGATTGCATTGAATAACACCAATAAACCTAGTATTATTCTACCGTCAGACACAGTATACACTAATTCTATTTCAAAA GAAGAATATAGAAACATTTATAGTAATCTAGATGTTTCTAttgcaaactttttatatcaagTTGAAAGAATCGGTTTGGAAAAAACCGAGATGTGGGAACCAGCAGACGGGATCGCTATGGCAAGTGCGTTACAACCGGAAATAATAACGGAATGttgtaaaacttatttaaGACCGGTAATTGTTGGTGATGCAAGAGGTTCAGTTGTGAAAGATATGGATAATAATCAAGTATCAAATGcagaaattatacaaaatgttaatgtaactatgtttaaaaatcttctattagaatatctttcttaa